In Brachypodium distachyon strain Bd21 chromosome 5, Brachypodium_distachyon_v3.0, whole genome shotgun sequence, the genomic window CTTAATTATCCcagatacatatatatgttcaGTAAGGCTGTGGAACGAGAATGCTGCGAGGGGGGCTCCGGCTAAACTTTGATGTGGATTACACTATGCAACTCTGAAAAACATGATATTTAGGCGCAAAACATATTTAAGCACTAGATTAGATCACGACACACAAACTGATTGTTTGTAAACGGAGTTGCCGTCGCTTCAGCAGTGGAGACTGGTCGAAGTAGTCAGGGACGAAGATGGCAGTACGTGGAACCGATTTGTATGGTTACGACCCGTGACGAGGAAAGCGAGCTCGTCGCCTCGAGCGATTTCCAAAAACCTAATTTGCGCTCTCCCGTGCAGGATCACAAGAGCAAGTGGTTCCAGATACCTGCTCTTCCGTTTGTtggtgcacgccggcgctcgAGATAGAGCATACTACGATAACAACATAAGAGTAAGAGGAAGCAAAACTCTAACTCGTTTTTAGTGTTGTCTTATAATTGGCGGTGGACTTaacaacaaagaaacaaaaatccaAGTGGCAAAAGGAGGCCACACCCCTTTAAGACCACGTACCGGATTTTGGAGGATCATTCACGTGCATGTCGTACGGACGCACCGCCCATGCCCGAGCCCGGCAAAGGTGAGCAAGCGCACTTGTGGAGTGGGGGGTCAAGGGGGGACTTGTAAAACTAGCAAAATATCCATGTGCTGCTACGATAAAATAAATTAGACTGTTTGCTGCACATAAACATAATAGACTAAAAATTTACAATTATATATTATACTAACACTTGCTAGTAATTTTATGTCAGCTTTTGGTTTTAAACAGCATTACCATCTTGGTCTGTTGCAATAGATTTATAGATTTATTGTTTACATTAAAATGAGATGAggtttttttaataatataaagagaagaggagaatgGATCTTTTATCAGAGTAAAAGAGAACAGCACGAGAAATGCATGCTCTAACTAATTTGCCTGCCAACTTTACATTTGGaaaataaatttgaatacTCTATTAGACTATGCTACGACGGTCGATAATGTGTAACATGAAACAAAGCTAAGCTATTCTCCAAAAGTTAAATAAAGAATGGCTAGCTAGCATGCAGCTAACCGCGTACACTTACGACACGGGGATGCCTCTTATATCCGTCCCTTTCATAACCTCGTAGTATACGTCCAGTTGTCGGGCTAAACGTTCGTTCTTAACTTTGTTATTTTGAAGTCTACATACCTGCCACGGTGTGTTAAGCTCTATTTTAGGAAAACTAAGGTGTGTTAAGTTGCACGACATGCGTTGTGTGAAGTGCTTCGAATTAGTAATcactccgtttctaaataattgtcgtggttttagtgcttGCAGAACGGAGAGAGGAGTTTATATAGTTTGAAATCGGATGCAAAAATTGTCAAGATTTACAGTTCAAAGTTTGAGTGCTTCCAATCTGCACTTGAGCTTGTTCGAATTAGTAGGCGCGCGCACCACGTTCCGGTCACTTGACAGTGTGTGGATGTGAGGAGGAAACAGTCAAACGAGTATTATGCCCAAATCAGTCGCCCATCAATTACAGCATTAGCGTCGGCCTCAGTTCACATCGATCGGGACGCGTAATTTCGATGATGACAAGGATATGGATCGTACTGTACAGCTCACTGCTTACTGTAGTATGTCATGTCACGGGACTGACACGTGCAGATTAAACCTTAATTAAAACACTGGCCGGTGTGATCACGCGTGACCCTATTTCCAACCACCCCCAGCCGCCCGACCAGTCAAGAACACGATCACCCTGCTTACACCTAAAGTAATTAAAGCACCCTGATCAACGCACCACATTCCATAATTAACCCGTCCCGTGTCCAACCAAACCCGCTTAATCCCAGCGCGTGTGTGTGCTTCCCAGCGACCTCCCAGGCGGGAAAAAGGTGACACGTACGCCAGGTACGGAGCGCCACGTTGCAGCGTCAACGGTTGTTCCGTCACATGGTGACTACTGGCGCGTACCACACGAGATCGACGGCCCATATGACTCTATCCCACGCGCCACTGGCCAAGTATATATGGAGCGTGCGTCCTCGGCTCCCAGCTGCACCAAATCAACCGAGCCTGCCCACTGATCCAACAGCGAATCAAGCTTCTCGATCTGCTCCAAAGACTCCGAATTAGTCCAGATAAATCATCAGCTCAAATGGCTATGGATTCCAGGGTGCTGCCGGCCGCCTACGCTGCCCCCGCCGTTGATGTCGGCGTCGACGGCGCAGCGAGGCCATGGTCGAGGGAGAGCGCCGATGCTTCGTCGGCGGAGGGAAGGGACATGGGCATGGGATTATTGGGGAGCGCCGTGGCGATGGATTTGCCGGTGCTGTGGGACGACGAGGGGCGGATGAAGCGGGAGCTGGTGGCCTGGGCCAAGGCCGTCGCGTCCATGGCCATCAGGGAATCCATGCGCTGCTGAGATGCATAGACTACAGGCTAGCTTGTTCGGCTGTGGATAGAGTTACATATGCCATCGCTTGTTCGGCTCCCCCTGCACGGAGGCGTGACCTGCATTTCTCGTTGTTGTGTTTGTCCCCCCTTTCTCCgagccctttttttttcacggaGCAAACTCCGTGCTTTTTGGTCGATCGATCGTTCAGTTTCCTGCACATATACTATACAAAGTATAACTTACAGTGTGTGTCTAGCTGCGATGCCGAACGATTTTGATCTCTACCACTGGCTATGTACCGATCAAAGGAAAGCAAAAAATAATTGCAATAGGGAATCGCCAAAGGAAACTGCACTATGCGGTCTGCAAAATTCTTCTGTACAGCTGCAAACAAGCATTGCTGGAATCCTTCTGCTACTCTTTCTTCATTCCTCCCCGGATCCGGGGGTACGTTTGGACGTTCATTGAGAAATTCGTTTGCACAACTGAAAACAAGTGTTGGATATTTGGATCTCTGGACTACAATGCAACAGCTGCATACGATACGGTTTGAGGATACTTTTGAAAATTAAGAGCATCAAACATTTAGTCATCTATTCAGGCAAAAATTAATGCTGGGCCATCCCTGCACCTAAATGTTAAGCTGCGGTCCAACAAACAATTTATAAGCCTGGTGCTTCTGAAACGTTGATCTTCATCGCATCTGACGCTAATATGCTTCCTTGTTGAAggagtaagaagagggaaaaaacCAAGCCACCAATGTTCAGTACTTCAGTGGTGGCTGCCATTGTGAGTAAGAGAATAACAGAAAGGAACAATACAACCTGTAAGAAGATAGGAAAAGGCCAAAGTGATTTTGTCCACATTTGGTGGCTCTAGACCAATAGTTTTCAAACTGGTAACTGATAGTTTTCAAACTGGTAACTGCAGGCTTAAACGTTGTTGGATTGGTTCCAAACTTTGGGAGCATTATTTTACTTTGAGCATTTCGACTTGATTAGCTCGTTTGTGTATTGGGTCAGTGAACATATTTCATAGGTTTTGTCAGTTTGGTTACTACGATCCAGTATGATATTTTGTCTAAGGCAAGGAAAGGTGTGCATATTTTTACCTTGTCTCAAATGCACATATTTCCTTGCCTTGTACAAAGTAGCACACTTTTCTTTGGCACATTTTCAAGCATTTTCTGAccggggcccacctgtcattttCTGACTTGAGCATCAGATTGCCACAGGGGCACATGACCGAGAAAACAGGTACTTACGTTCTGCCAAGTGCCATAGACTTTCAGAAGCAATGGGCTGCCCGTGTTTTTAGTAAGAAAAGATATCATTGCCATGGTGCCTCCTTGTGTGCACCATATGCCAATTCCAAACTCCtggttggaacttggaagatGATGTTCGGAAGGCGTTGATTCAGGATTACAATTTAATCCAGCTTGCAAGATGAAGATAGCCACATGACTACTCTCACAATGGAGCACAGTAAACTTCCACTCTTCCAGTACCTCAGAAGAAAGCATTTTAGACAGCTTTGGACCCTACCCTATGTACCTTTGAATCACCAAACAAAGAATTCTAGCATATTTATATAGGAACTTACAATCGAGCAAACGCACCATTTACAACCAACATCCCAGGAATTATTCTTTTGGATTACCACTATCCTTGTAAGGCAGCCTATGTTTTGCTGTATAATTTCTTTTGCTCCCGGTGACAAATGAAGAGTTGCCTGCAACCAATTTACATCTTGAACCTAACAACAATGCATGAGATGTCATCTTTACTGTCTCTTTTCCGCGATTCAGCCACTAATTGTTTGGCAGCTGTTTGTGGATCCTTGAACCTTTTTGCCAAATCAACAGCTTCCTGGTTGTTCATTACCTGGTTGACACAGACAAGTAATAAGCATAGTATCCACACATATACTTATGGGTTTTATGCAAACATTTGGACAGATCCCATACATAAATAACAAATCACACCTTCCAAAGTCCATCGCTCGCTAGGACAAGTAGCTCAGCAGTGTGATCTATATCTTCAACTTTTACATCAGGCTCTGATTTCAACAGTGATTTTAGATTCCTGTCTCCAAAAGCTCTGGACACAGCCAACTGACCACATACTCTGGGAACGTCTCCTGCAAATTACAGCATTACATTTCAGCCATGAATACAACGTTCTTTTGTCTAGGCAGTTAACTAAAACACAGAGATGCATACAGTTAGCAGGCATGAAATGAACTGCTTTATCAACTGCCATTGTTCAGCTTTTCTGTAGGTCAGTTAGTACATACTAAAGGAATAACATACACAGAATTTCCACATGGAAGAATAATTAACAACCTCGCCATTTTGTGAATATAAAGTTACAGGAAgctacaataaaaaaaaacacctttcattttttccatgaaaaaacagaaattcaCAGTAGAAACAGCACGGGAGGTTTCCTCCAAAAGAAGGCCTGGTTTCTCGTTAACAGCACCATTTAAACAACTGGAAACAAGAAGAGTAGACACCGCTGAAAAGAGACATGTTTGAGTATCTAGAAAGAAAAACCTGGAAGGAGTGAGAAATAGATGATGCACTATTCGACTTTTCATCAGACATCCTACTAAACAAccatagatttttttttgccagagCATGACAACCATAGATTGATAAATTAGTATACTATTATGACATGCCATGCTTTCCGTCCGTCGTCGTTATTCTTACATTCTTATTGTACGAAAATGTTGAGGCTAAATTGGCATATTTGAGTTCTGGTCATCCGTAGCGGCATACCATCATGGTAATAATTGATTGTATCGGAAGAATATGTTAGAAAAAGGCAACGATGATGAATAACTGGACATTCAGGTATACCCCGGAGATCATACATTCTATTGGCTTTCTGAGATAGGGTCTTGTGAAActtgcatgaaaaaaaaatacataggGCTAGGGACGGTGAACTATAGCCATTCCTCAAGGATGAAAAGACGAGGAATAATCTACTAAGCTTTCTGCCTTTTAACGCCTGCAATTTTCATTTGCTATTATGATAACTTGAGATCAGCTTATTGCTACAGTAAAATTATCAAGTTTGATATTATGAAAACCTTAGGGTCACTGCACAAATATTGCTTCGTACAGGTCACAACACAGGTTGTATAAATTATCACAATACTAATACTCGTCTCTTGATTTCATATGTGACTCAATAACAAACTATTAGTTATCAAGATTAGCTAATCACATGACAGCATAGGATCATATGCTTTGACGATAAAGAATGACAAACAATCATATCACTAACCTAACTACTAGACAGTAACATATCAGATGCTTTTGGGAAACCGCTGAAACCTTGCACTAGTATTAACATTCCACTATGTTTGAGGTCTCCTGATGCTCCACTAAGATGAGTGAATTCAATATCAGATGAATGGCTAGAGGTGACAACAATATCAATCAAGAATTCAAGATAACATGATTGAGAACTGAAGAATACACGACCCACCTGGCATGTTTGAAACAAAACCACCCCTATTTTCAATCGCGCCACGCTCGACATTCGGATCATGGTCAATTGACATCTGTATGGCCTCACCTCTTTTCAAAAGAACAGCTCGAGAATCCCCAACATTAGCTACCCACAACTTCTTGCCGTTTATAAGGATGGCAGTTACAGCAGTTGAGCCACCTGGTCCCAAATCAGGAGTATGTGAGAGAATAGACTGATCTGTCTTTTCATAAGCCTTTGTGATTGCTATGTCTGGATGCGTCCAAATCTCTTCCTGATATGACACAACAAAAATAAGATTGTCAGAAATACTAGTTAATGAGACCTTTTCACATTGAAACAAATGTACCCCAGAAAACTTGCCTCGTTCAAAATATTTGGAAACAAATTTTTCTGCAAGTATGCAGGAACAGTATCTCCTAGATGACCATCAAAAATAGCAAAAAGACCCAGCTCATTTCCTTTTGCGTCAGTGAGTTCTGCGACATGAAAATCCTCCATAGGATGATTTGTCTTTCCTCTTACAAGGCTAAACCCATAGCTAACCTTGACTTCGCCCTGACAGCCTTTCCCTTTACCAGAAGTGGCTGATGCGTGCCGCTACATTAAAGAAGAACCGTCAGCAAGAGTTACCTAATATAGCTAACATAGCAATATAATATAGATCGCGTCAGAACTTTAGCATGAACCAATTTACTTCCAGGATTGCTTCCAAGTGGAGATTAGGACAAGTCTAGTTAACAACTAACGATCATGTCATCAGAAGACTGATGGACTTTTGTGTTCGCAAAGTCAACTTTAATCAGTCAAAAGTTAATAAAAGAAAGCATACGTTACAGGCAGTAAAATTTCTACCATATACAGTAAAATTACATTCATGAAGAAAGTACAGCTTTGCTCATTATGAAGCATTTCCCGATGACCAAATAAAGCTTAATCGCAATCAAGCAACAAAGTACCATATGCAAAGCTTAATCGCAATCAGGTAACAAGTAccatatgcaaaaaaaacacaggATATTATGTGCAGACAACCTAACAAAAAGAAGAGCTATATAGAGAAATGGAAAACATGTAATTAGCTAAGAAAACACGGGGGGTACTACCAGAACTGATCAATTTTAGACTTACCTCGGAGCAACCAGCAGCGAAGCAGCAAAACTTTGCCATATCTTCTAAATTCCCTCTCAGTTCGAATCCGGAAactgaaagaagaaaaacgaacAGAGAGAAATAAATCAGAAATCCCCGCCGCCACTGATATCCGTCTCAGGTCAGGGGCTGGTCATATGGCACCGGCACAcccaaaaattgtgaaaaaTCAGTAACCAATTGCTGGACAAAAACAACCCCATAATGGCCAAAAACCTGCGGACGGGGTGGAGACAGCAGGAGCGCGAAGCCCGGCGACGTGTGTGGGGTGGCCGGGTGGTGATTCAGGCGTCGGCGGTTAGCCTGAAGTATGCCGGGCGGCAACTGTAGAAAGGCTTACGGGATGGATTcccggaagaagaagaagagttggaAACTTGGGATGTTGACCAACAAGTAGAAGGAGAATTGGGATATTGACCAGCATACGCACGCGTTATCAATCAATACTTCAGTTCCTCAGAAGAATACGTCACCAACCAAACAGCAGCCACTTCTCAAACTTATCTCTGGTCAATAAAAAATCGCCAAATCCAGCGGCGCACACATATTTTCCCACTCTCACGCGGCAGCAACCAACCAAAATCGCGCCTCTTCCATGCAACTTCAGCACCCTGCCAGCAAATACAGCAGCATATGAAAATCTCTACCGCCGCAGCTGATCCAGCAGCGAAACCACAAGCGGAATCAAAGAACAGCAACGCGAAGAAAAAATCATGGTTTTTAATTTCTAGCGAAGAAGATCAACTTACTGATCGAAGCTCAAGGGCCGGAGCTCTGTGCGGTCGAAGCGCAGCAGGAGCTGAGCTTCTCTCCAgagtagtatttttctttcctcaGGATTACATTACACGTCCGGACGAAGAAGCTATGGGAGGCATTTCAGGGGGGGTCAACACTCAGCAGGGAGACAACCGGCTGGCCCAATTGCTCCTAGTCCCGGTTCATTACACCACAACGCGTGAGGCCCCCAAGGATTGCAATCTGGAGGCCAAATGAACGGCCTCGATGCTTTCGGTCTACAGACCCGGTGCATGGAGTCATCTCAGGGAGCAGAAACGGTCGTAGTTGACGGGT contains:
- the LOC100838747 gene encoding probable protein phosphatase 2C 41, encoding MAKFCCFAAGCSERHASATSGKGKGCQGEVKVSYGFSLVRGKTNHPMEDFHVAELTDAKGNELGLFAIFDGHLGDTVPAYLQKNLFPNILNEEEIWTHPDIAITKAYEKTDQSILSHTPDLGPGGSTAVTAILINGKKLWVANVGDSRAVLLKRGEAIQMSIDHDPNVERGAIENRGGFVSNMPGDVPRVCGQLAVSRAFGDRNLKSLLKSEPDVKVEDIDHTAELLVLASDGLWKVMNNQEAVDLAKRFKDPQTAAKQLVAESRKRDSKDDISCIVVRFKM